In the Chlorobium limicola DSM 245 genome, one interval contains:
- a CDS encoding VWA domain-containing protein: MQEWISHIPRIELDEPLWLLLLPLLALAAWWMRRQEQKGRVAAVTFPDVERLRHEGLEAPLLLRRLPEWLRWTALVLGVAAMTRPQLVVKQTVAHSRGIDVILALDISESMQLKDAGGRSRLDAVKSVAREFVTRHSNDRIGVVVFKGKGYTLSPLTLDHRVTGMLIDNVSPDVIRDEGTAVGTAVLIAVNRLRASQSDQKVIILFSDGVSNAGEIDPVTAASFAAAQGIRIYTAGAGSASSASSALDEGELRRVALTAGGRYFRAGTSASLAEAFESIDRLEKSELTSPVTSNKSGMFVQLLLPALFLLLFEAMLSNTRLLRVP; this comes from the coding sequence ATGCAGGAGTGGATTTCGCACATACCCCGTATCGAGCTGGATGAACCGCTGTGGCTGCTGCTGCTGCCGCTGCTTGCCCTTGCTGCATGGTGGATGCGCCGGCAGGAGCAAAAGGGACGCGTTGCCGCGGTGACGTTTCCCGATGTCGAGCGGCTGCGGCACGAGGGACTCGAGGCCCCGCTGCTTCTGCGGCGGCTTCCCGAATGGCTGCGCTGGACGGCGCTGGTGCTCGGCGTGGCGGCCATGACCCGTCCGCAGCTTGTGGTGAAACAGACGGTTGCGCACTCCCGCGGCATAGACGTGATACTTGCGCTCGATATTTCCGAATCGATGCAGCTGAAAGATGCAGGTGGACGCAGTCGTCTCGATGCGGTGAAATCGGTTGCCCGTGAGTTTGTCACCCGGCACTCGAACGACCGTATCGGGGTTGTGGTGTTCAAGGGAAAAGGATACACGCTCTCTCCGCTTACGCTCGATCACCGGGTGACCGGGATGCTTATCGACAATGTTTCGCCCGACGTCATCCGCGATGAGGGTACGGCTGTCGGGACCGCCGTTCTCATTGCCGTCAACCGGCTCCGGGCTTCGCAGTCCGACCAAAAAGTCATTATCCTGTTCAGTGACGGCGTCTCCAATGCCGGAGAAATCGACCCCGTAACAGCGGCCTCCTTCGCTGCCGCACAGGGCATCAGGATCTATACGGCAGGGGCCGGTTCCGCGTCTTCTGCTTCGTCAGCTCTCGATGAAGGGGAGCTTCGTCGTGTCGCCCTAACGGCTGGGGGTCGTTACTTCCGGGCAGGAACTTCCGCATCGCTTGCCGAGGCCTTTGAGTCCATAGACCGGCTTGAAAAAAGCGAGTTGACGAGTCCCGTTACCAGCAATAAATCGGGAATGTTTGTGCAGCTTCTTCTTCCGGCTCTGTTCCTGCTCTTGTTTGAGGCGATGCTTTCCAACACACGGCTGCTCAGGGTTCCGTGA